One segment of Spiroplasma cantharicola DNA contains the following:
- a CDS encoding class II fructose-bisphosphate aldolase, which produces MKTSLKMQLLKAKKEGYALAAFNFDNLEMMKAIIEAAEEENSPVVLMVTESAAKYMGLDYVFALTLTAVNNAKVPIVLHWDHGFDISLIKKAIDHGFSSVMLDSSLKPFDENIKETLEVVNYAKNKGVEVESEIGHVGGKEDDRNSKANGYTNVNQAIEFNNLTKIDALAIAIGTSHGLFKGEVKLQFDLLKEIAAKIKTPLVLHGSSQVPLKDLQQAIKLGITKINIGTDLKIACSNALRQWFNENPNDFDARKYGRFAIEAIKKEAIKKIRAFGSSNKV; this is translated from the coding sequence ATGAAAACTAGTTTAAAAATGCAATTATTAAAAGCTAAAAAAGAAGGATATGCTTTGGCAGCTTTTAATTTTGACAATCTTGAAATGATGAAAGCAATTATTGAAGCAGCTGAAGAAGAAAACTCTCCTGTAGTTTTAATGGTAACTGAAAGTGCTGCTAAATATATGGGTTTAGATTATGTTTTTGCTTTAACCTTAACAGCTGTCAATAATGCCAAGGTCCCTATTGTTTTACACTGAGATCATGGCTTTGATATTAGTTTAATTAAAAAAGCAATTGACCATGGTTTTTCTAGCGTAATGTTAGATTCATCTTTAAAACCCTTTGATGAAAATATCAAAGAAACGTTAGAAGTTGTTAATTATGCCAAAAATAAGGGAGTTGAAGTAGAATCAGAAATTGGTCACGTTGGAGGAAAAGAAGATGATAGAAACTCAAAAGCAAATGGTTATACTAATGTTAATCAAGCAATTGAATTTAATAATCTAACAAAAATCGATGCTTTGGCAATTGCAATTGGAACAAGTCATGGTTTATTTAAAGGTGAAGTTAAACTACAATTTGATTTATTAAAAGAAATTGCAGCAAAAATTAAAACTCCATTAGTTTTACATGGTTCAAGTCAAGTACCTTTGAAGGATTTACAACAAGCTATAAAATTAGGAATTACAAAAATTAATATTGGAACTGATTTAAAAATTGCTTGTTCAAACGCATTAAGACAATGATTTAATGAAAATCCTAATGATTTTGATGCAAGAAAATATGGTAGATTTGCAATTGAAGCAATTAAAAAAGAAGCAATTAAAAAAATTAGAGCATTTGGTTCTAGCAATAAAGTTTAA